Proteins from a genomic interval of Nasonia vitripennis strain AsymCx chromosome 3, Nvit_psr_1.1, whole genome shotgun sequence:
- the LOC100678824 gene encoding uncharacterized protein LOC100678824 isoform X2, whose translation MSSSSSSSAERSSLSKRSTARTRTVSGSESEASCGRTGNGSVVPATAATAATAAIADSDNVSSNISPDRLKRKKRRKNVYDFSKDESKLRRRVLESGRRKKLEHEMIDKFKLKTAFVQLVRLEDERRLQERQRQQEQQLVAIATQPKPEEARRDVDEEEKRENKREEENKAEERLRLPGLTLPAEVDPRILQQKLVVKINKHQTEKLLQSKRRQQQISAGTSECADRLTEKLTDGCSSDNSNKCTKNANVSSSNSGRKVARIPVDKSNNDRLPDKLLKDDSKCTTDSATPAETSAGESQPESSKSFVNSCKRQKCNSLDQNSSDKQSVNSLEGRPKCPEEAGERHPEGSAKDAKRYSKNLIKDVNEKQSSVSASGDAKKDDKQQSELPCEKSKKVSTKSAVVESHPRPRRNLASKNSERHLDDSVENNQSDKPLAENEKLSEQVDKSIQDSSKSQSDSHKKITRKAAEKHESHVVSAVDSKTDDIKKSVEERSRKHSKRLDRKIECSKNETDNSKRVAKRVDDENEKSSGNITKSCVNYIANSVDEPEKLPEKLVKDVKVCIENQIDNVIKHTIIGGVKSDKPTEHVLENDLNGTQNVIEEISNSRSQSVDNNIQFSKNFRENDRTIQKVSKDIAHIVDESNSEHSKNSDIKVTKTLKIGIENNKKQDKINIVNGPNEKFVENSIDIHSHDAPNIVEMPIKNDSIINKESKNVPEINQRSKRRLAAKTREVNTEVPTEDRIYCEENSVVKTKERLNKNSNKDVTECKNNLEIGKRRTRKVSEKKDDRSETLIENNADHTQQLHEDDKEKNSEKSNIEENTKLQTETIKKVKRKSTLEIVEHFVEENQKVLPDEPSKTVKNLSNIRIEKKIATRSSHLKQEQHTENPVENTSTIVENSVLEHTVNVSSNTDKMNCDANVSTNPPPARKRGRPRKVLPISNLTNAEVLVKNNLDSQQNLVEKVDERSKLSNESKMITRKSLHNRHEKPTENLVKHDSNSIDKSIEINKDRLQLPEESQEIVKICSKSQTENQKRVTRKSSPDKHERQAIDNSDNKISEKAQKKVKECLKIQSEGLKRVSTRKSAPDNHEKHPENFVVNNLELAQNATDDHDQILSEKLDNKENSKTQIEIKSRITRCLPIKRDRQSKNLVENNVDCIQTLVVENRDKSSENLVNNLKVFPNTKKLRKNSIDKTNETNSEFSVENDITSAHGISDENIDNHTKAPEYEINKKTKRNCISKHAQNNTDNNLPDPQYLIDSTDGKLASTDENNIYSMGVVTEYSESGRQSEEFDKNIKNLPNGRIDYEFAKSLAEEILSCAERLIESNELCKNVLADVENNKGPKMDTQIHAEESEKEDADDQSLANRYQKEIESIYQNRKESADYDNNKCESVNQDAICCPKKIVPEQTLETSENQFKQCAEQSSEPTDNLYSEVKESTIQSDYESIENPSKSFVAYNEMNSLVSIGASTTNSMFTEDFDEVIKYFCIPAKNKIRNNDKNVCQTLKESVGGFPEPTTNGIDDSLIDINSSLENTLDAFEIKKTENTKNIRSALTENAIDTFGSQFVPRVEEAVKLSSTLSEIHAEDSVHNHETTLVELRKKCTENLERRCSASQENFTDSPAYQILPAEDSGDVESDKSSSSSDSSGENGETESEEGNYPDSVDSDENLADRLAQLHNLEIPPLNSSDDADSGVQTTAEEHQQHKRIDKIVLRCPRRSFLEMNAIPATAKLEFDCKDCDKSFVSNRELRKHIKVQHRQRLVIKIRKTDENKHAAHIVEQPVPKRLSKEQEDDDEDEGNASASPEKLDEDELARSNEDERITEGDIKIIVRKEGGSKNSHVIKEIKITPKSNSDGGNSTRIPGSSPARSDFGSGCSSSRIPGSSPARSDLGSSIGGGNSCRMPGNSPARFDIAPATNPVKRGRGRPKKYPIFTEAELIAKHLGSPTNSQVNNGATSARKKKDESPFIVEGIFGKRNEDEPLFEAVESIVVRPEFLLDSPQNDAIAETSLKINDNHAENQATTPSPAVEEAPRLEQPIVVKETGTVEPCIKRKRGRTLSQESLISAEAIAAAIVQEEKKRKVAAEGGTESGEKEFADESRISLMPERSVSEPDLRAKYHITKELVVQLTKLDTVPKENEDDSADDPVDDETEPTNANNDGEAESADPMEETPQRKTKPKIIESELIEVGGSPEPDIRAVIRLNLRRKLESNNNNLVVVNSIDKCLTPSTSDSPQHIAKPDEIASVDNNDATEESNVPMEIQAAPQVAENQTQLELQAQPELQPQLQPELQPQLQPELQQQTLLQLAEMPAKPSTKSEQQLIAAPQPPMIEMSMVDAGSEEKLHMLMNAQIPCDSVNNVSPTVVSQSLHFHSQVQGQPQVQPQVQVQIPLPPLIRHRIQYQPQQIQPQVQQLPQAQIQLPSHMPLPPLTQIQMPPQSQVPVPSQTQVQLPPQAQVPVPSQTQVQLPPQAQVQLPPHPQLLQLQQATESIQAQIQLPPQAQLVQLNQSQQFCILFFPESDGSNSAKDRPTTATIVNFQPVPDNEIANKPLIYMPTTPTKISIDDHAKQYVCATCSQVLDIIGRLEASLGMTEEDKSVIKCPYCSNHFQSLFYLEYHMMQEHLKCENEKQCRHASFSNLRIPSHEVASEFEIYITFALKCRSCYDIFNTVLQLNDHVMHKHKTLVRLKPSSPPFPATPSAGPAFPPGSPFVRKNSGPTHVAVLQCPSDCVCRIGIRSTDSPLQRQQMLKRCPNAMRRLEKIEPAAYEVYTCTLCKSTFLMKDEVVDHLMKMHEVSCKYPCYTCLTSFRSLQMQENHRCSETTLQDLDKLLSIAILPVNVTSSSKDDRSKYLEREDSSTDEYDAIKTAAATASNNRPSPAATQPQASNGYKRKNGETVAALQNFLMANAAKRAKFASEPMTTVQIASYRRRRVCPKCKLKFANRQALQHHVVYDHVLKGDVNVGPRKIAIDLLRILTADCTDGESTSEINEILKGLSNEDANLVKNLMSLNMDEENRWESSNGNDSTNGLEVAQCSNCKTKITLSAETGNPSEQNNHQQSNAESTKLLLCEGCENGGPKTRRRTVVNNGHHDIKNTITDAQGQPLAIIHPYACKKCSESFPSLLELKFHKRSTHNVDCDICKRSFTSLRMLEKHKKTHRESSLEDLSKTTMEDDNTSSSQIVSESSKDNSEANDSLNEKGNSSNRRDSSDSSSGTSKEPEEQPLNCSFCEEVCSSKVSLKNHLKREHGRRASICQFCNGLLIDTSEVRHMLDYHIVPSKSTSRSILAKSNGTILHCEASCMQDDVEELVRTLGKHRLQSLMMYHDFEGKCNNAIMRCPMCPELFATRESCRFHYVWIHDDTCLLCDETFRSGSSAFQHKVDAHTSTASYLWCIQRLVTAIVYTLRLDPDQPSHVLYQMLAMRIENEEAAVLQAEQVTVRGATGTTEKTGSEEPATDPERFGLEAVVLSEDQLPDSSNIIEVVIGKEDSEDDLLSMLNLSPSYESCSEQHRMPNAGSAPPEEEEDEETVAAAAVAAMAVSSAPTTPILSSAAASVTTTPTGPTNTTASPVVDNYVTSGVCKYRLENDEEQLVLVVTDDDLVTFRDDIGSLAERISTTCDSLTLDEITEMLRAYFESVNGVTSSGASA comes from the exons atgagcagtagcagcagtagcagcgccgAGCGTTCGAGTCTGAGCAAGCGCTCGACGGCGCGGACACGTACCGTATCAGGTTCTGAGTCCGAGGCGTCCTGCGGCAGGACCGGTAATGGCAGCGTCGTCCCCGCCACGGCAGCCACGGCAGCCACGGCAGCCATCGCCGACTCGGACAACGTCAGCAGCAACATCAGCCCGGACCGACTGAAGCGTAAGAAGCGAAGAAAAAATGTCTACGACTTCAGCAAAGATGAAAGCAAGCTCAGGCGACGTGTCCTCGAATCGGGCAGGCGCAAGAAGCTTGAGCACGAGATGATTGATAAGTTCAAGCTAAAGACCGCCTTCGTGCAGCTCGTCAGGCTTGAAGATGAGCGTCGGCTGCAGGAGCGGCAACGGCAACAAGAGCAGCAGCTCGTCGCTATTGCTACACAACCAAAGCCCGAGGAAGCGAGGAGAGACGTTGATgaggaagaaaagagagaaaataagaGGGAAGAAGAAAACAAGGCAGAGGAGCGTCTGCGGCTTCCCGGGTTAACGCTTCCGGCCGAAGTCGACCCGAGGATCTTACAACAGAAGCTTGTTGTCAAGATCAACAAGCACCAGACCGAAAAGCTCCTCCAGAGCAAGCGCCGGCAACAGCAGATCTCCGCCGGTACCAGTGAGTGCGCGGATAGACTGACCGAAAAGTTGACGGACGGTTGCTCGTCGGACAATAGCAACAAGTGTACCAAAAACGCAAACGTTTCGAGTTCTAATAGCGGTAGGAAAGTGGCGCGAATTCCCGTCGATAAAAGTAATAACGATAGGCTTCCCGATAAGTTGCTCAAGGACGATTCCAAATGCACGACGGATTCGGCAACGCCGGCCGAGACGAGTGCCGGTGAGAGTCAGCCAGAAAGTTCCAAAAGTTTCGTAAATAGTTGTAAAAGGCAAAAGTGCAACTCGCTCGATCAAAACAGTAGTGATAAGCAGTCCGTGAATTCGCTCGAAGGCAGACCAAAGTGTCCAGAGGAAGCCGGCGAGAGGCATCCCGAAGGTTCCGCTAAGGATGCCAAGAGGTATTCCAAAAACTTGATTAAGGATGTGAACGAGAAGCAGTCCAGTGTTTCCGCCAGCGGAGATGCCAAGAAGGATGATAAGCAGCAGTCAGAGCTACCTTGCGAGAAAAGTAAGAAGGTATCAACAAAGAGTGCTGTTGTCGAGAGTCATCCCAGGCCCAGACGAAATTTGGCCAGTAAGAACAGCGAGAGACATTTGGACGATTCTGTTGAGAATAATCAGTCTGATAAACCTCTGgcggaaaatgaaaaactttCCGAGCAAGTGGATAAAAGTATCCAAGATAGTTCCAAAAGTCAGAGTGACAGTCATAAGAAGATCACGCGAAAAGCTGCCGAGAAACATGAAAGTCATGTTGTAAGCGCAGTCGACAGCAAAACTGACGACATCAAAAAGTCGGTTGAAGAACGCAGCAGAAAACATTCAAAAAGGTTGGATAGAAAAATTGAGTGTTCCAAAAATGAGACTGATAATAGTAAAAGAGTCGCAAAGAGAGTTGacgatgaaaatgaaaaatctagTGGCAATATAACTAAGAGTTGTGTAAACTATATAGCTAATTCTGTTGATGAACCTGAAAAGCTTCCTGAAAAATTAGTTAAAGATGTTAAAGTGTGTATTGAAAATCAAATTGATAATGTTATAAAACATACGATAATTGGTGGTGTTAAAAGTGATAAACCTACTGAACATGTTCTagaaaatgatttaaatgGCACTCAAAATGTTATTGAAGAAATTAGTAATAGTCGATCACAAAGTGTAGATAATAATATTCAGTTTTCCAAAAACTTTAGAGAAAACGATAGAACGATTCAAAAAGTTTCAAAAGACATTGCACACATTGTTGATGAATCAAATAGCGAGCATTCTAAAAATTCTGACATAAAAGTTACTAAGACTTTAAAAATTggtatagaaaataataaaaaacaagataaGATTAACATAGTCAATGGTCCcaatgaaaaatttgttgaaaattcaATTGATATTCATTCACACGATGCGCCAAATATTGTAGAAATGCcgattaaaaatgattccATCATTAATaaagaaagtaaaaatgttcctGAAATCAATCAAAGATCCAAGAGGCGGTTGGCTGCAAAGACCAGGGAAGTTAATACTGAGGTACCAACAGAAGACAGAATATATTGTGAAGAAAATTCCGTGGTTAAAACTAAAGAAAGGCTGAACAAAAATTCTAATAAGGATGTCACTGAGTGCAAGAACAATCTTGAAATTGGtaaaagaagaacaagaaAAGTATCCGAAAAGAAAGATGATCGTTCTGAAACTTTGATAGAGAATAATGCCGATCATACTCAACAATTGCACGAAGatgacaaagaaaaaaattctgaaaagtCAAACATCGAGGAAAATACAAAGTTACAGACTGAAACCATTAAAAAAGTGAAAAGGAAAAGTACTTTAGAAATTGTAGAACATTTTGTTgaagaaaatcaaaaagtGCTTCCTGATGAGCCTTCTAAAActgttaaaaatttgtccaATATTcgaattgaaaagaaaattgctACTAGATCATCACATCTCAAGCAAGAACAGCATACTGAAAATCCAGTAGAAAATACTTCAACTATAGTAGAAAACAGTGTGTTAGAACACACAGTCAATGTTTCGAGTAATACAGATAAAATGAATTGCGATGCCAATGTTAGTACCAATCCACCACCTGCCAGAAAAAGGGGGCGTCCAAGAAAAGTATTACCTATTTCCAATTTGACAAATGCTGAAGttcttgtaaaaaataatttagattcACAGCAAAACTTGGTTGAAAAAGTAGACGAGAGGTCTAAACTTTCAAATGAAAGCAAAATGATCACGAGGAAGTCGCTGCATAATAGACATGAGAAACCCACGGAAAATTTAGTCAAGCATGATTCAAATAGTATTGATAAAtctattgaaataaataaagatcGTTTACAGTTACCTGAAGAATCACAAGAAATAGTAAAGATATGCTCGAAAAGTCAGACAGAAAATCAAAAGAGAGTCACTAGAAAATCATCACCCGATAAACACGAAAGGCAAGCTATCGATAATAGTGACAATAAAATTTCTGAAAAAGCGCAGAAAAAAGTAAAGGAGTGTTTAAAGATTCAAAGTGAAGGTCTCAAGCGAGTTTCTACTAGAAAATCAGCTCCTGATAATCATGAGAAACATCCTGAAAATTTTGTTGTGAATAACTTAGAGTTAGCGCAAAATGCAACCGACGACCATGATCAAATTCTCTCTGAAAAATTAGATAATAAGGAAAATTCCAAAACTCAGATTGAGATAAAGTCGAGAATTACAAGATGTTTACCTATCAAACGAGACAGACAATCTAAAAATTTGGTGGAAAACAATGTGGACTGTATACAAACGCTGGTCGTCGAAAATAGAGACAAAAGTTCGGAAAATTTAGTTAATAATCTTAAAGTTTTTCCTAATACTAAAaaacttcgaaaaaattcCATCGATAAAACTAATGAAACTAATTCTGAATTTTCCGTTGAAAATGATATTACATCTGCACATGGTATAAGTGATGAAAATATAGATAATCATACTAAAGCTCCCGAATATGAAATTAATAAGAAAACCAAAAGGAATTGTATTTCTAAGCATGCTCAAAATAATACTGATAATAATCTTCCAGATCCTCAATACTTGATAGACTCAACTGATGGAAAACTAGCTTCTACAGATGAGAACAATATATATTCAATGGGCGTTGTCACGGAATATAGTGAAAGTGGAAGACAATCTGAAGAATTTGATAAGAATATCAAAAACTTACCAAATGGTCGCATCGACTACGAGTTTGCAAAAAGTCTTGCAGAAGAAATTTTAAGTTGTGCAGAACGTTTGATCGAAAGTAACGaattatgtaaaaatgttttagctgatgtagaaaataataaaggacCAAAGATGGATACACAGATACATGCTGAAGAGTCAGAAAAGGAAGATGCAGATGATCAAAGCTTAGCTAACAGATatcaaaaagaaatagaaaGTATTTATCAAAACCGCAAAGAATCCGCAGATTATGATAATAACAAGTGTGAGTCTGTAAATCAAGATGCGATATGCTGTCCCAAGAAGATTGTTCCAGAGCAAACTCTTGAAACTAGTGAAAATCAATTTAAACAATGTGCAGAACAGAGCTCTGAACCTACAGATAATTTGTATTCGGAAGTCAAGGAGAGTACAATACAGTCAGATTACGAATCCATTGAAAACCCCAGTAAAAGTTTTGTTGCATACAATGAAATGAATTCTCTGGTAAGCATAGGAGCAAGTACTACAAATTCAATGTTTACTGAAGATTTTGATGAAGTTATCAAGTATTTCTGCATACCTGCAAAGAATAAGATTCggaataatgataaaaatgtgTGTCAAACGTTGAAAGAAAGCGTTGGTGGTTTTCCAGAACCAACAACGAACGGTATCGACGATTCACTTATCGACATCAATAGTTCTTTAGAGAACACACTTGATGCTTTTGAAATTAAGAAGACCGAGAACACGAAAAACATTAGATCGGCTCTTACGGAGAATGCCATCGATACGTTTGGATCGCAGTTCGTACCTCGTGTAGAAGAAGCGGTAAAACTTTCAAGCACTCTTTCTGAAATTCATGCAGAAGATTCTGTACACAATCATGAAACAACGCTGGTGGAATTAAGGAAAAAATGTACCGAGAACTTGGAGCGGCGATGCTCTGCATCTCAAGAAAATTTTACCGACAGTCCAGCTTATCAAATCTTACCTGCTGAAGATTCCGGTGATGTTGAGAGCGATAAAAGTTCCTCATCCTCGGACAGCTCTGGCGAGAACGGCGAAACGGAGAGCGAGGAAGGTAACTACCCAGATAGTGTCGATAGCGACGAGAACCTCGCAGATCGTCTAGCCCAGTTGCACAATTTGGAAATTCCACCTCTCAACTCTTCTGACGACGCGGACTCCGGCGTTCAAACTACCGCTGAAGAGCATCAACAACATAAACGCATTGATAAGATCGTTCTGCGATGTCCACGTCGTTCCTTCCTCGAGATGAACGCAATCCCTGCCACAGCAAAACTGGAGTTCGACTGTAAAGATTGCGATAAAAGCTTTGTAAGTAATCGAGAACTgcgaaaacacataaaagtTCAGCATCGTCAGCGCCTTGTCATCAAGATTCGTAAGACCGACGAGAACAAGCACGCTGCACATATTGTCGAGCAGCCTGTACCCAAGCGACTTTCAAAAGAGCAAGAGGATGATGACGAAGACGAAGGTAACGCTTCGGCAAGTCCTGAAAAGCTCGACGAGGATGAGCTTGCACGCTCCAATGAGGACGAGCGAATCACAGAGGGCGATATCAAGATCATCGTGCGTAAGGAGGGTGGTTCCAAGAACTCGCACGTTATTAAGGAGATCAAAATCACGCCAAAGTCAAACTCCGATGGCGGTAACAGTACTCGCATTCCCGGCTCCTCTCCAGCTAGATCCGACTTCGGTAGTGGTTGCAGCAGTTCTCGTATACCCGGCAGCTCACCAGCTCGTTCGGATTTGGGTAGTAGCATAGGTGGAGGTAATAGCTGCAGAATGCCTGGAAACTCACCGGCGAGATTTGATATAGCACCCGCGACCAATCCCGTAAAACGTGGTCGTGGCCGCCCAAAAAAGTATCCGATTTTCACTGAAGCTGAACTAATTGCTAAACACCTTGGATCTCCGACAAATTCGCAAGTAAACAACGGCGCAACAAgcgcgaggaagaaaaaagacgaGTCACCATTCATTGTTGAGGGCATATTTGGCAAGAGAAACGAGGACGAGCCACTGTTCGAGGCAGTAGAATCAATAGTCGTTAGACCAGAATTTTTATTGGACTCTCCTCAGAACGACGCTATTGCCGAGACCTCGCTCAAAATTAATGATAATCACGCTGAGAACCAAGCGACCACGCCGAGTCCCGCAGTCGAAGAGGCACCAAGGTTAGAGCAGCCAATTGTGGTTAAAGAGACTGGAACGGTCGAACCTTGCATCAAGAGGAAACGCGGAAGAACGCTGTCTCAAGAAAGTCTGATCTCAGCCGAGGCTATTGCTGCAGCTATTGTAcaagaagagaaaaagcgcAAAGTAGCGGCCGAAGGTGGTACAGAGTCAGGAGAAAAGGAGTTTGCAGATGAATCCAGGATCAGTCTAATGCCGGAACGTAGTGTCAGTGAACCGGATTTGCGCGCCAAATACCATATCACAAAAGAGCTAGTCGTACAATTGACTAAGTTAGACACAGTTCCTAAAGAAAACGAAGACGATAGCGCTGATGATCCGGTTGACGACGAGACTGAGCCGACGAACGCTAACAACGATGGGGAAGCCGAATCTGCAGATCCAATGGAAGAGACGCCTCAGAGAAAGACCAAGCCGAAAATAATTGAGAGCGAATTAATAGAGGTGGGTGGTAGCCCAGAACCCGATATTAGAGCTGTCATTAGGTTGAATCTTAGACGAAAGCTCGAGAGTAACAATAACAACTTAGTCGTCGTTAACAGTATAGACAAGTGCCTCACGCCCTCGACGAGCGACAGTCCGCAACACATAGCTAAGCCAGACGAAATTGCAAGTGTCGATAATAATGATGCGACTGAGGAGAGTAATGTGCCTATGGAAATCCAAGCAGCACCTCAGGTTGCCGAAAATCAAACGCAATTAGAATTGCAAGCTCAGCCAGAACTGCAGCCGCAGTTACAGCCAGAACTGCAGCCACAGCTACAGCCAGAATTGCAGCAGCAAACGCTATTACAGTTGGCGGAAATGCCGGCAAAGCCATCGACGA AATCTGAGCAACAGCTGATTGCTGCGCCACAACCTCCAATGATTGAGATGTCTATGGTCGATGCGGGCTCGGAAGAAAAGCTTCACATGCTCATGAATGCACAGATACCTTGTGACTCAGTCAACAACGTCAGCCCCACAGTCGTATCTCAGTCATTGCACTTTCACTCTCAGGTCCAAGGCCAACCGCAAGTACAGCCTCAGGTTCAAGTTCAGATTCCGCTCCCACCGTTAATTAGGCACCGAATCCAGTATCAACCTCAGCAGATCCAACCTCAGGTACAACAGCTGCCACAAGCTCAAATTCAGCTACCATCACATATGCCGCTACCACCATTAACCCAGATCCAGATGCCACCGCAGTCACAGGTTCCTGTACCATCGCAGACACAAGTTCAGCTGCCACCGCAGGCGCAGGTTCCTGTACCATCGCAGACACAAGTTCAGCTCCCACCGCAGGCGCAGGTCCAACTACCGCCGCATCCTCAACTTCTGCAACTACAACAAGCAACTGAGAGTATCCAAGCGCAAATCCAGTTACCGCCGCAGGCCCAGCTAGTCCAATTGAATCAATCGCAGCAGTTCTGCATTCTTTTCTTCCCCGAATCAGATGGTAGCAATTCTGCTAAAGACAGACCAACAACGGCAACGATAGTCAATTTTCAGCCGGTCCCTGACAATGAGATCGCTAATAAGCCGCTAATCTACATGCCCACAACGCCTACTAAAATTTCAATTGACGATCACGCTAAGCAGTATGTCTGCGCCACATGTTCACAGGTACTCGATATCATCGGAAGACTAGAGGCTAGCCTTGGCATGACTGAGGAAGATAAAAGTGTCATCAAGTGTCCATACTGCTCGAACCACTTCCAGTCGCTGTTCTACCTTGAATATCACATGATGCAGGAGCATCTCAAGTGCGAGAACGAGAAGCAGTGCCGACACGCGAGTTTCAGCAACCTGCGTATTCCTTCCCACGAGGTAGCTTCCGAATTCGAAATCTACATCACGTTCGCGCTCAAATGTCGCAGCTGCTACGACATCTTCAACACAGTGTTGCAACTTAACGACCATGTGATGCACAAACACAAGACCCTTGTACGGTTGAAGCCGTCTTCTCCGCCCTTCCCGGCTACACCATCTGCGGGACCAGCGTTTCCTCCAGGCTCGCCGTTTGTACGGAAAAACAGTGGTCCTACTCACGTGGCTGTGCTTCAGTGTCCCAGCGACTGCGTCTGTCGCATTGGCATCCGGAGCACTGACAGTCCGCTTCAGCGACAGCAGATGCTCAAACGCTGTCCGAATGCCATGCGTCGTCTGGAGAAGATTGAACCCGCAGCTTATGAGGTTTATACATGCACGCTTTGCAAGAGTACATTCCTGATGAAAGACGAAGTGGTGGATCATCTGATGAAAATGCACGAGGTCTCTTGTAAATATCCTTGCTACACCTGTCTGACAAGCTTCCGCAGTTTACAAATGCAGGAGAATCATCGCTGCTCCGAGACGACGCTCCAGGACCTCGACAAACTCCTGAGCATCGCCATCTTGCCGGTCAATGTTACTAGCTCTAGTAAAGACGATCGCTCCAAGTATTTGGAGCGCGAGGACTCGTCTACCGACGAGTACGACGCAATTAAAACAGCAGCTGCCACAGCAAGTAACAATAGGCCCTCGCCCGCAGCCACGCAGCCGCAGGCTTCGAATGGCTACAAGCGAAAGAACGGCGAGACTGTTGCGGCATTGCAGAACTTTTTAATGGCAAATGCGGCAAAAAGAGCAAAATTCGCATCTGAGCCGATGACGACAGTCCAGATAGCGAGTTACAGAAGGAGAAGAGTGTGCCCCAAGTGTAAGCTTAAGTTTGCTAACAGACAGGCTTTGCAACATCATGTTGTCTACGATCACGTGCTAAAGGGAGATGTTAACGTAGGACCTAGGAAAATCGCAATTGATTTGCTGAGAATACTCACCGCTGATTGTACGGATGGTGAAAGTACGAgcgaaataaatgaaatactgAAAGGACTTAGCAACGAGGACGCCAACTTAGTGAAGAATTTGATGTCACTCAATATGGACGAAGAGAATAGATGGGAAAGCAGTAATGGCAATGATTCGACCAATGGCCTAGAGGTTGCGCAGTGCAGCAATTGTAAGACGAAAATCACACTGTCTGCAGAGACTG GCAACCCTTCGGAACAGAACAACCATCAGCAGTCCAATGCAGAGTCTACCAAGCTCTTACTTTGTGAAGGCTGTGAGAATGGCGGTCCGAAGACACGTCGCCGCACTGTCGTCAACAATGGCCACCACGATATTAAAAATACGATAACGGATGCTCAAGGCCAGCCGCTAGCAATCATACATCCGTATGCTTGCAAAAAGTGCTCCGAATCATTTCCTTCTCTCCTGGAGTTAAAGTTCCACAAGCGCAGTACTCACAATGTGGATTGCGATATCTGCAAAAGGTCATTTACCTCCTTGCGTATGCTTGAGAAACATAAGAAGACTCACCGTGAGTCCAGCCTCGAAGACTTGTCCAAAACAACCATGGAGGATGACAATACAAGCAGCAGTCAGATTGTTAGTGAAAGCAGCAAGGACAACAGTGAGGCAAACGACTCGCTCAACGAAAAGGGAAATTCGTCGAACCGACGCGACTCATCCGATAGCAGTAGCGGCACTTCCAAAGAGCCTGAAGAACAGCCTCTTAATTGCTCTTTTTGTGAGGAGGTCTGCTCGTCAAAAGTCAGCCTGAAGAATCATCTGAAGCGCGAGCACGGACGACGCGCTTCTATTTGTCAATTCTGCAACGGTCTGCTAATAGATACGAGTGAGGTGCGTCATATGCTAGACTATCACATCGTCCCGAGCAAATCCACTTCACGCAGCATTCTCGCCAAAAGCAACGGCACCATCCTCCATTGCGAGGCCAGTTGCATGCAAGATGACGTAGAAGAGCTCGTACGCACTCTTGGGAAGCACAGACTGCAATCGCTTATGATGTACCACGACTTCGAGGGCAAGTGTAATAACGCAATAATGCGCTGTCCAATGTGTCCAGAGTTGTTTGCCACGCGGGAGTCCTGCAGATTTCACTACGTCTGGATCCACGATGATACTTGCCTGCTATGCGACGAAACATTCAGATCGGGCAGCAGTGCCTTCCAGCACAAAGTAGATGCGCACACTTCCACCGCAAGTTACCTTTGGTGCATACAACGTCTTGTCACCGCCATCGTTTACACTCTGAGGCTCGATCCTGACCAGCCATCGCATGTACTGTACCAGATGCTTGCCATGAGGATTGAGAATGAAGAGGCCGCTGTTTTGCAGGCTGAGCAGGTAACTGTGAGAGGCGCAACTGGAACTACCGAAAAGACTGGCAGCGAGGAGCCGGCCACTGATCCCGAACGCTTTGGCCTGGAGGCTGTTGTACTGAGCGAGGATCAGCTGCCCGACTCTAGCAACATAATTGAAGTTGTCATTGGTAAGGAAGACTCAGAGGACGACCTCCTATCCATGCTTAATTTGTCGCCAAGCTACGAGAGCTGCAGCGAGCAGCACAGGATGCCCAATGCCGGATCAGCTCCGcccgaggaagaagaagacgaagagacTGTAGCTGCCGCTGCAGTAGCTGCGATGGCCGTCAGCTCGGCGCCGACAACACCTATCCTGAGCTCAGCAGCGGCTTCAGTGACAACGACGCCGACAGGACCAACGAACACGACGGCCAGTCCTGTTGTTGATAATTACGTCACTTCGGGTGTGTGTAAATATAGGCTTGAAAACGACGAGGAGCAACTCGTTCTGGTCGTTACCGATGACGATCTCGTCACCTTCAGGGACGATATTGGCAGCTTGGCTGAAAGAATAAGCACGACCTGTGACTCGCTGACTCTCGACGAGATCACCGAGATGCTCAGGGCCTACTTCGAAAGCGTCAACGGTGTGACGAGCAGTGGCGCGAGCGCGTGA